Proteins from one Listeria innocua genomic window:
- a CDS encoding MMPL family transporter, producing MKWIMKLRWAILAFWLAAAVVLMFIAPPMADLVREKGELKLPDGYPSSLATEMQKKHNPDDKGSAYIAVYTADHKLTGTELNNIKKSLDSIDKNKDELHVTNVVSSFNQPELKDKFLSKDGKTMVASLTVDDTDASVKSIRNALDKKMDVKGVDTYLTGNKLIQEDVVQGSEDGLHKTEGITVVFILVVLFLVFRSAVAPFIPLLTVGISYLVAQSTVAFLIDIFNFPVSTYTQIFMVCIMFGIGTDYCILLMSRFKEEMGAGLDPRESVHATYRTAGKTVIYSGVAVLVAFTSLYFVQFDLYRSAVAVGVGIVVLLAALYTLVPFFMSTLGTHLFWPLNKNISHKENKVWGAAGKFTFARPWIALLIVAAITLPPILLHTGTESFNSLDEISDKYPSKKGFEIVSDSFGAGQVAPTQVFIENDDNMRTTEYIAQIEKISDDLSHLKGIDMVMSASRPAGKRVDDIYIKNQAGQVNDGVGQATDGVGEVKKGLDSASSELKKSEPALDKAVAGVGDLQKGTVATEQGINQLQAALAQIQIGIESGATGAGDLKQGVAEAKSQLASLQNGEAQIQAGYAEIQKNLQNVAEQLKGFGNPNSPAIDTSKLEAQFKKIGESFQTFAAAHPEVRNDPKFQKLAADIQGLQTAGNELKTTAGQQMAALQAKMKELNQGIQQLATAMNQLNEQSKQISDGLSAFGTGLGQIETGLDQLENGLNQAADGQGQVVSKMPEISNALSQIAAGQGALKEGFAGISGQMGELTNGLTSGADGLGKVESGLNTANGLIDDWSKVPYASSGIYVPDALLKNADFQKVLDQYISSDGKLATINVILTKNPYSNGAMDSIDDINEQLAASMKGTKLENAKIGIGGMTSANYDTRDMSTADYHLVLVIVLASVFVTLVIVLRSLVMPIYLIASLVLTYFAALGFAEIIFMRILGYSGLTWATPFFGFVVLVALGIDYSIFLMSRFNEYNGLSVRDRMIKAMKNMGGVIFSAVIILGGTFAAMMPAGVLSLLEIATVVLIGLVLYAIVILPLFVPVMVKLFGRGNWWPFITRKGDHQENVPPKK from the coding sequence ATGAAATGGATTATGAAACTCCGCTGGGCCATTTTAGCATTTTGGCTTGCAGCAGCAGTCGTACTAATGTTTATCGCACCACCCATGGCAGATCTTGTACGCGAAAAAGGCGAATTAAAGCTGCCTGATGGTTATCCGTCCTCACTTGCGACAGAAATGCAAAAGAAACACAATCCGGATGACAAAGGTTCAGCATACATTGCGGTGTACACAGCTGACCATAAGTTAACTGGAACTGAGTTAAACAATATTAAAAAATCACTTGATTCCATTGACAAAAATAAAGATGAACTTCACGTAACCAACGTTGTATCAAGTTTTAATCAACCCGAATTAAAGGATAAATTCTTATCAAAAGACGGTAAAACGATGGTAGCAAGTCTAACTGTAGATGACACAGATGCCTCTGTTAAAAGCATTCGAAACGCTTTAGACAAAAAAATGGATGTTAAAGGCGTTGATACTTACTTAACAGGAAATAAATTAATTCAAGAGGATGTTGTTCAGGGTTCAGAAGACGGTTTACATAAGACAGAAGGCATCACAGTTGTCTTTATTTTAGTCGTATTATTCCTTGTATTTAGATCTGCAGTAGCGCCGTTCATTCCACTTTTAACTGTAGGAATAAGTTATCTCGTTGCACAAAGCACGGTCGCTTTCTTAATTGACATCTTTAATTTTCCTGTTTCGACCTATACGCAAATATTTATGGTGTGTATTATGTTTGGGATTGGGACGGACTATTGTATTCTCTTAATGAGTAGGTTTAAAGAAGAAATGGGAGCAGGGCTAGATCCACGAGAATCTGTTCATGCAACTTATCGTACAGCGGGTAAAACAGTTATTTATAGTGGTGTAGCTGTACTCGTTGCCTTCACTTCGCTTTATTTCGTTCAATTTGATTTATATCGTTCCGCAGTCGCTGTTGGTGTCGGTATTGTCGTCTTACTCGCAGCACTTTATACACTCGTACCATTCTTTATGAGTACGCTCGGAACCCATTTATTCTGGCCATTAAATAAAAATATTAGCCACAAAGAAAATAAAGTGTGGGGAGCTGCTGGGAAATTCACATTTGCGAGACCATGGATTGCTTTACTCATCGTTGCAGCTATCACATTGCCGCCAATTTTACTGCATACAGGAACAGAATCATTTAACTCATTAGATGAAATTAGTGACAAATATCCTTCTAAAAAAGGATTTGAAATCGTTTCAGATAGTTTTGGAGCAGGACAAGTCGCGCCTACACAAGTTTTTATCGAAAATGACGATAACATGCGTACAACAGAATACATTGCGCAAATCGAAAAAATTTCCGATGATTTATCTCACTTAAAAGGTATTGATATGGTTATGAGCGCGTCACGTCCAGCAGGAAAACGTGTCGATGATATTTACATTAAAAATCAAGCTGGACAAGTAAATGACGGCGTTGGACAAGCAACTGACGGAGTAGGTGAAGTCAAAAAAGGCTTAGATTCTGCTAGCTCAGAACTTAAAAAATCAGAACCAGCTCTTGATAAAGCAGTTGCTGGAGTTGGCGACCTTCAAAAAGGTACCGTGGCAACCGAGCAAGGCATCAATCAACTTCAAGCTGCACTCGCACAAATTCAAATTGGAATTGAAAGTGGCGCAACCGGTGCAGGAGACTTAAAACAAGGAGTAGCAGAAGCCAAGTCACAACTCGCTTCACTTCAAAATGGAGAAGCACAAATTCAAGCAGGTTATGCAGAAATTCAGAAAAACTTGCAAAATGTAGCAGAACAATTAAAAGGCTTTGGAAATCCCAATTCACCAGCAATTGACACATCCAAGCTCGAAGCACAGTTTAAGAAAATCGGGGAATCGTTCCAAACATTCGCAGCAGCACATCCAGAAGTAAGAAACGATCCTAAATTCCAAAAACTAGCGGCTGATATACAAGGTCTACAAACAGCTGGTAATGAATTAAAAACAACTGCAGGACAACAAATGGCCGCTCTTCAAGCAAAAATGAAAGAACTAAATCAAGGTATTCAACAATTAGCAACCGCAATGAACCAATTAAATGAACAGTCCAAACAAATTTCAGACGGCCTAAGCGCATTTGGCACTGGACTTGGTCAGATTGAAACTGGACTCGATCAATTAGAAAACGGTCTAAATCAAGCCGCAGACGGTCAAGGTCAAGTCGTTTCTAAAATGCCTGAAATCTCTAACGCCCTATCTCAAATTGCAGCAGGACAAGGTGCACTAAAAGAAGGTTTTGCCGGAATTAGTGGACAAATGGGTGAACTAACAAATGGCTTAACTTCAGGAGCTGATGGATTAGGCAAAGTAGAAAGTGGTCTAAACACAGCGAACGGACTTATTGATGATTGGTCGAAAGTTCCTTACGCAAGTTCTGGAATTTACGTACCAGATGCGCTATTAAAAAATGCTGATTTCCAAAAAGTACTAGACCAATACATTTCTTCTGATGGAAAACTAGCTACGATTAATGTTATTTTGACAAAAAATCCATATTCGAATGGAGCAATGGATTCCATAGATGACATTAATGAACAACTCGCAGCTAGTATGAAAGGCACAAAACTAGAAAATGCCAAAATTGGTATTGGCGGAATGACTAGCGCTAACTATGATACAAGAGATATGTCAACAGCCGATTATCATTTAGTACTTGTTATCGTTCTAGCTAGTGTATTCGTAACCCTTGTTATCGTTTTACGTTCACTTGTAATGCCAATTTACCTTATCGCATCACTTGTATTAACTTACTTTGCGGCACTTGGATTTGCAGAAATAATCTTTATGCGAATTCTCGGCTATAGTGGACTAACATGGGCAACCCCATTCTTCGGATTTGTTGTACTCGTCGCACTCGGTATCGATTATTCGATATTCCTTATGTCACGATTTAATGAATATAATGGGCTTTCCGTTCGTGATAGAATGATAAAAGCGATGAAAAATATGGGCGGCGTTATCTTCAGCGCAGTGATCATTCTCGGTGGAACATTCGCCGCGATGATGCCAGCAGGAGTTCTTTCCTTACTTGAAATCGCAACAGTAGTTCTGATTGGCTTAGTGCTCTACGCCATCGTTATCTTACCACTATTCGTACCAGTTATGGTTAAACTATTCGGTCGTGGTAATTGGTGGCCATTTATCACAAGAAAAGGCGATCATCAAGAAAACGTACCACCGAAAAAATAA
- the rnhC gene encoding ribonuclease HIII, producing the protein MANTVIIVDQSTLEKMKQTYLPFSSPKLPPGAVFAAKKPGVSITGYKSRKVMFQGVNGEAEAKKWVATLPEAKTKAPSVSKGVLPANFAAKNVIGSDEVGTGDFFGPITVCAAYVDAEMMPLLKELGVKDSKAMKDPEICRIAEKIMPIVPHSVLLCPNPKYNELQKRGMNQGQMKALLHNRAIENVLKKLAPIKPEAILIDQFAEKNTYYRYLAKEPSIIREDVFFATKAEGLHLSVAAASIIARYKFVQAFDAMSKEVGIPLPKGAGPHVDVVAAEIIERFGLETLAKYTKQHFANTEKALKIAKK; encoded by the coding sequence ATCGCAAATACAGTTATCATAGTCGATCAATCAACACTCGAAAAAATGAAACAAACTTATCTTCCCTTTTCAAGCCCAAAACTCCCACCTGGAGCCGTTTTTGCGGCAAAAAAACCTGGTGTTTCGATTACTGGCTACAAATCTCGTAAAGTAATGTTCCAAGGAGTCAACGGAGAAGCTGAAGCAAAAAAATGGGTTGCGACTCTTCCAGAAGCAAAAACGAAGGCGCCGAGTGTTTCTAAAGGCGTTCTTCCAGCGAACTTTGCCGCCAAAAATGTTATTGGTTCAGATGAAGTCGGTACTGGTGATTTTTTTGGTCCAATTACAGTTTGTGCAGCTTATGTGGACGCTGAAATGATGCCGCTTTTAAAAGAGCTTGGTGTGAAAGATTCAAAAGCCATGAAAGACCCAGAAATTTGCCGAATAGCAGAGAAAATCATGCCAATCGTTCCACATAGTGTGCTACTTTGCCCTAATCCTAAATACAATGAACTTCAAAAAAGAGGCATGAACCAAGGCCAAATGAAAGCATTACTACATAACCGTGCTATTGAAAATGTCCTAAAAAAACTTGCTCCCATAAAACCAGAAGCGATTTTAATTGATCAATTTGCTGAAAAAAATACTTACTATCGATATTTAGCAAAAGAGCCAAGTATTATTCGAGAAGATGTATTTTTCGCAACGAAAGCAGAAGGACTTCATCTTTCAGTGGCAGCAGCTTCGATTATTGCTCGATATAAATTTGTGCAAGCCTTTGATGCTATGTCAAAAGAAGTTGGCATCCCGCTTCCAAAAGGTGCCGGACCACACGTGGACGTTGTTGCAGCAGAAATTATTGAACGATTTGGACTAGAAACATTAGCTAAATATACTAAACAACATTTTGCTAACACAGAAAAAGCCTTGAAAATTGCAAAAAAATGA
- a CDS encoding FtsX-like permease family protein encodes MKRSALWKDIYREIWHSKSRFISIFMLIMLGVAFFSGLKATGPDMLLTADNYFNKYQLANFNVQSTYGLDDTDKEALEGISGVAQVDLGYTADTLMKENNIVTKLYSSSASDNLNKYKVVSGRLPEKSGEIALDNNKVIQDNIKIGDKVTFVKNDGSELTHTLKKSTYKVVGFVRSPAYIQKSERGSSTVGKGKTDAFGVIPEQDFDLPEYTIASLTFNNLADKEAFSDAYIRTEKKDNKKVEQALAGQPEKRLNKIKTSEQKKLDDATAEINKGKAELQKNQAKLDAAKAQLDEGFSKYNAAKASYDAKIKQGESEIAAGEAELANAKKQLDAAKMQINQGEEAILQAERELEEGLAAWNEANNLLNTANGYLKNARSTLENALKQPDLTDFDIDRESLTNAFNMAASELDISAEELAEYEETINTLLDDYENGAISDAQIREALNAALKQVAEGEKAYQSARTVLDEEKQKIEQGEKTLASKQQQLEQAKIAYQAGLAKYQAGQEKISLAKKQLADGKETGAVELQNALKKLNNGQAEYNKNLALFEKEKKAAEAKLASAEKDVKIGQEKLDALKLPKYYVLDRNDNPGYSEYKENADRLTSLSTAFPIFFFLIAALVCLTTMTRMVEEQRTQIGTLKAFGYSNGSIILKYLVYGSIASIGGSIVGIIIGFQFFPNIIFNAYKTMYEMPAVDIGFYWSYSLLSICVALFCTTFTAYAACRAELRANAATLMRPKAPKIGKRIFLERISFIWKRMNFTSKVTARNLFRYKQRMLMTVLGVAGCTALILTGFGLRNSISDIAKMQYGQIMKYDAAVYQDMSAPPTAKETYDNLMEDSNIKSKLAMSQTNIDAVKSGQSAQASSIIVPKNLNELPDYIVLRDRASHTTEKLTDDGAIISEKLAKLFDIKPGDSITVKNAKNDKYKIKVSAITENYAMHYIYMTPTYYQQIFDEKPSYNLDLLKLKDTSEKVETEFAEKLTDSKSILTITFSNNISSMLTDTLDSLNIVIVVLITSAALLAFVVLYNLTNINVSERIRELSTIKVLGFYPKEVTMYVYRENIILTLMGIVAGFILGFFLHRFIITTAEVDQMMFSPAIDWTSYLFSGILTLVFASIVMVVMHIKLKRIDMIEALKSVE; translated from the coding sequence TTGAAACGTTCAGCTTTATGGAAAGATATCTACCGAGAAATATGGCATTCAAAAAGCCGCTTTATTTCAATTTTTATGCTGATAATGTTAGGTGTTGCTTTTTTCTCTGGACTAAAAGCAACTGGACCGGATATGCTTTTAACAGCAGACAATTATTTTAATAAGTATCAACTCGCCAATTTCAATGTCCAGTCAACATATGGACTAGATGATACGGATAAAGAAGCTTTAGAAGGTATTTCGGGAGTCGCTCAAGTAGACTTAGGATATACAGCAGATACTTTAATGAAAGAAAACAACATCGTTACAAAATTATATTCAAGCTCTGCAAGTGATAATTTAAATAAATATAAAGTAGTAAGTGGTCGTTTGCCGGAAAAATCAGGTGAGATTGCTCTGGATAACAACAAAGTTATTCAAGACAACATCAAAATCGGCGACAAAGTAACTTTTGTTAAAAATGATGGAAGTGAATTAACCCATACACTTAAAAAATCAACATATAAAGTAGTTGGCTTTGTTCGATCACCAGCATACATCCAAAAATCCGAACGGGGATCAAGTACTGTTGGGAAAGGAAAAACAGACGCTTTTGGTGTGATTCCAGAACAAGATTTTGATTTGCCAGAATACACTATTGCCAGTCTCACTTTTAATAATCTAGCGGATAAAGAAGCTTTTAGTGATGCTTACATTCGCACGGAGAAAAAAGATAACAAAAAAGTGGAGCAAGCTTTAGCAGGACAACCAGAAAAACGACTGAATAAAATTAAAACGAGCGAACAAAAAAAATTAGATGATGCCACAGCCGAAATCAATAAAGGAAAAGCAGAACTACAAAAAAATCAAGCCAAACTAGATGCTGCAAAAGCACAATTGGATGAAGGCTTTTCCAAGTATAATGCAGCAAAAGCTAGCTATGATGCCAAAATTAAACAAGGTGAATCAGAAATTGCTGCTGGTGAAGCGGAACTAGCGAACGCCAAAAAACAATTAGATGCCGCAAAAATGCAGATTAATCAAGGCGAAGAAGCCATTTTACAAGCTGAAAGAGAATTAGAAGAAGGCCTAGCTGCATGGAATGAGGCCAATAATCTCCTCAATACAGCAAATGGATACTTAAAAAATGCGCGATCAACCTTAGAAAATGCATTAAAACAACCAGATTTAACTGATTTTGACATCGACCGAGAAAGCTTAACTAATGCATTCAACATGGCGGCTTCAGAACTTGATATTTCAGCTGAAGAGCTCGCCGAATACGAAGAAACCATTAACACTTTGCTCGATGATTATGAAAATGGAGCCATTAGCGATGCACAAATCCGGGAAGCTCTGAACGCTGCACTTAAACAAGTTGCTGAAGGTGAAAAAGCCTATCAATCGGCTCGAACAGTTTTAGATGAAGAAAAACAAAAAATAGAGCAAGGCGAAAAAACATTAGCTAGTAAACAACAGCAACTTGAGCAAGCAAAAATAGCGTATCAAGCGGGATTAGCAAAATATCAAGCCGGTCAAGAAAAAATCTCCCTCGCTAAAAAGCAATTGGCTGATGGAAAAGAGACAGGCGCCGTAGAATTACAAAATGCACTAAAAAAATTAAACAATGGGCAAGCAGAATACAATAAAAATCTCGCACTATTTGAAAAAGAGAAAAAGGCAGCTGAAGCCAAATTAGCTAGCGCCGAAAAAGACGTTAAAATTGGCCAAGAAAAACTCGATGCACTTAAACTACCGAAATACTATGTCCTTGATCGTAACGATAATCCAGGTTATAGCGAATATAAAGAAAATGCCGATCGTTTAACTTCTTTATCCACGGCATTTCCAATCTTTTTCTTCTTAATCGCAGCACTTGTTTGTTTAACAACAATGACTCGAATGGTAGAAGAACAAAGAACGCAAATTGGAACATTAAAAGCATTTGGTTATTCGAACGGTAGCATCATTTTGAAATATCTTGTTTATGGTTCGATTGCAAGTATTGGCGGAAGTATCGTTGGAATTATAATCGGTTTCCAATTCTTCCCAAATATTATCTTTAATGCTTATAAAACAATGTATGAAATGCCTGCTGTCGACATCGGATTTTATTGGAGTTACAGTTTATTATCCATTTGTGTAGCATTATTCTGTACGACTTTCACCGCATATGCAGCATGTCGGGCAGAACTAAGAGCGAATGCAGCTACATTAATGCGCCCGAAAGCACCAAAAATCGGCAAACGAATTTTCTTAGAACGAATTAGCTTTATCTGGAAACGAATGAATTTTACGAGCAAAGTAACAGCAAGAAATCTCTTCCGCTACAAACAACGGATGCTAATGACAGTACTCGGTGTTGCTGGTTGTACAGCGCTAATTCTTACTGGCTTTGGACTGCGAAATTCCATTAGTGATATAGCTAAAATGCAGTACGGTCAAATAATGAAATATGACGCAGCAGTTTATCAAGATATGAGCGCTCCACCAACAGCAAAAGAAACGTACGATAACCTAATGGAAGATTCTAATATCAAAAGTAAACTAGCGATGTCGCAAACAAATATAGATGCAGTCAAATCAGGGCAATCCGCACAAGCGAGTTCCATCATTGTCCCTAAAAATTTAAACGAATTACCAGACTATATCGTGTTGCGTGACCGTGCTAGTCACACAACAGAAAAGCTAACAGATGATGGAGCAATAATTAGTGAAAAACTAGCTAAATTATTCGATATAAAACCAGGCGATTCGATTACTGTAAAAAATGCGAAGAATGATAAGTACAAAATCAAAGTTAGCGCTATTACAGAAAACTATGCAATGCACTATATTTACATGACTCCAACGTATTATCAACAAATATTTGACGAAAAACCTAGTTACAATTTAGATTTATTAAAGCTTAAAGACACTTCTGAAAAAGTAGAAACTGAGTTCGCAGAAAAATTAACAGATAGTAAATCTATTTTAACGATTACTTTCTCAAACAATATAAGTTCGATGCTAACGGATACTCTAGATAGTTTAAATATTGTCATTGTCGTATTAATTACTTCTGCAGCACTACTAGCCTTTGTCGTTTTATACAACCTTACAAATATTAACGTATCAGAGCGTATCAGGGAACTTTCCACTATCAAAGTACTCGGTTTTTATCCAAAAGAAGTGACAATGTATGTTTACCGAGAGAATATCATTTTAACCTTGATGGGCATTGTCGCTGGATTTATCCTTGGCTTCTTCTTGCACCGATTTATTATCACGACTGCAGAAGTCGATCAAATGATGTTCAGCCCTGCAATTGATTGGACAAGCTATCTATTCTCCGGCATTCTTACCCTTGTTTTTGCATCCATCGTCATGGTTGTGATGCACATTAAACTTAAACGAATTGATATGATTGAAGCACTTAAATCCGTAGAATAA
- a CDS encoding uracil-DNA glycosylase, with amino-acid sequence MIKLENDWDELLKDEFNQPYYLKLRQFLKNEYQTKRIFPDMYDIFNALKHTAYKDVKVVILGQDPYHGPGQAHGLSFSVQKGVQIPPSLQNIYLELHNDLNCEIPNNGYLIPWADQGVLLLNTVLTVRAGQANSHRGQGWELLTNRIIEMINQKEEPVVFLLWGNNAKEKLQLLTNPKHIAFTSVHPSPLSASRGFMGCKHFSKTNHFLEQNGIKPIDWQIPSI; translated from the coding sequence ATGATAAAACTCGAAAATGACTGGGATGAGTTATTAAAAGATGAGTTTAACCAGCCATACTATTTAAAACTTCGCCAGTTCCTAAAAAATGAATACCAAACCAAAAGAATATTTCCTGATATGTATGATATTTTTAATGCTTTAAAACACACGGCTTATAAAGATGTAAAAGTAGTTATACTTGGTCAAGATCCATACCACGGACCAGGACAAGCACACGGTCTTTCTTTTTCAGTCCAAAAAGGTGTTCAAATACCACCATCGTTACAAAATATTTATTTAGAATTACATAACGATCTAAATTGTGAGATTCCAAACAATGGCTATTTGATACCATGGGCGGACCAAGGAGTGCTCTTGCTAAACACAGTTCTTACCGTTCGCGCCGGTCAAGCTAATTCGCACCGTGGCCAAGGTTGGGAACTGCTAACAAACCGCATTATTGAAATGATTAACCAGAAAGAAGAACCCGTTGTCTTTTTACTTTGGGGAAACAATGCAAAAGAGAAGTTACAACTACTCACAAATCCAAAACACATTGCTTTCACATCCGTTCATCCTAGCCCACTATCAGCTTCACGCGGCTTTATGGGATGCAAACATTTTTCAAAAACAAATCACTTCCTAGAGCAAAATGGCATCAAACCAATTGATTGGCAAATTCCTTCTATATAA
- a CDS encoding MarR family winged helix-turn-helix transcriptional regulator yields the protein MEKQKVKQLIKSYQQTYIFAMTHIHQAISEISANTVDLSIEQFFVLREIATGDEISATELSACLNVNKSAITPKLKKLEEKGYIRRERNKHDKRAVVLTITEKGNSVYEECEKQLELLVNEWLEILGEEDSEQFFELFQKINKSVVKPKK from the coding sequence TTGGAAAAGCAAAAAGTGAAACAACTGATAAAGAGTTACCAACAAACTTACATATTCGCGATGACACATATACATCAGGCTATTTCTGAAATTTCAGCTAATACAGTAGACTTATCGATTGAACAATTTTTTGTATTGCGAGAAATAGCTACTGGTGATGAAATAAGTGCTACAGAACTTTCTGCTTGTCTAAATGTCAATAAAAGCGCAATTACACCAAAGTTAAAAAAACTAGAAGAAAAAGGCTACATTAGACGAGAACGAAACAAGCATGATAAACGCGCCGTTGTTTTAACCATCACAGAAAAAGGGAATAGCGTTTACGAAGAGTGTGAAAAACAATTAGAGTTACTCGTAAATGAATGGCTTGAAATTCTAGGGGAAGAAGACAGCGAACAATTTTTTGAGTTATTTCAAAAAATTAACAAGTCAGTTGTCAAACCGAAAAAATAA
- a CDS encoding ABC transporter ATP-binding protein, with protein MTYVEMKDVSKFYQMGENVVTANDKINFGIKKGEFVVIVGPSGAGKSTVLNILGGMDSASEGRIMVDGQDIAQYNAKQLTKYRRTDVGFVFQFYNLVPNLTAKENVELAAQIAPNALDAETVLTQVGLSHRLDNFPAQLSGGEQQRVAIARALAKAPKLLLCDEPTGALDYDTGKSVLKLLQETCEKTGTTVIVITHNTAITPIADRIIEINNAKVRSIKENTEPMSIDDLEW; from the coding sequence ATGACCTATGTAGAAATGAAGGACGTATCTAAATTCTATCAAATGGGCGAAAATGTTGTTACAGCTAATGATAAAATTAATTTTGGAATTAAAAAAGGGGAATTTGTAGTTATTGTTGGTCCTTCAGGTGCTGGGAAATCTACCGTATTAAATATCCTTGGTGGAATGGACAGTGCCAGTGAAGGGCGTATCATGGTAGATGGCCAGGATATTGCTCAATATAACGCAAAACAATTAACTAAATATCGCCGCACGGATGTCGGATTCGTTTTCCAATTTTACAATTTAGTGCCTAATTTAACTGCCAAAGAAAATGTGGAATTAGCAGCACAAATAGCGCCAAATGCATTAGATGCAGAAACCGTTTTAACCCAAGTTGGCTTGAGTCATAGATTAGATAACTTCCCGGCTCAGTTATCTGGCGGTGAGCAGCAACGGGTTGCAATTGCTCGAGCATTAGCTAAAGCACCCAAATTGCTTTTATGCGATGAACCAACTGGCGCCCTTGATTATGATACGGGTAAATCAGTCTTAAAATTATTACAAGAAACTTGCGAAAAGACTGGTACAACAGTTATTGTTATCACCCACAATACAGCGATTACGCCAATTGCAGACCGAATAATTGAAATTAATAATGCAAAAGTTCGGAGCATCAAAGAAAATACGGAACCAATGTCCATTGATGATTTAGAATGGTAG
- a CDS encoding CvpA family protein, whose amino-acid sequence MILNAIILILLVCGFFAGFRTGLIKQLILLLGYILAFFISYTYYEDLAPHLTFIPYPGSDTSDGLSIILQELRTETAYYNVLGFAIIFIVAIIVVHMLASLVGGLTKIPVLRQINGLLAAVFGVIKSYLIIFIVLFVMAIYPANWSENLIDSSTVAQWMLENTPILSEQFYDWMTDILPK is encoded by the coding sequence ATGATTTTAAATGCGATTATTTTAATTTTACTTGTTTGCGGCTTTTTCGCAGGATTTAGAACAGGCCTAATCAAACAACTTATTTTATTACTTGGTTATATTTTGGCATTTTTTATCTCGTATACGTATTACGAAGATTTAGCGCCACATTTAACTTTTATACCTTATCCAGGTAGTGATACTTCAGATGGATTATCCATTATTTTACAAGAATTAAGAACAGAAACAGCTTATTACAATGTACTTGGCTTTGCGATTATTTTCATTGTGGCAATCATTGTTGTGCATATGCTCGCTTCCCTTGTTGGTGGCTTGACTAAAATCCCAGTGTTGCGTCAAATCAATGGATTATTAGCAGCTGTTTTTGGTGTTATTAAGTCTTATTTAATTATTTTTATTGTTTTGTTCGTCATGGCAATTTATCCGGCAAATTGGTCTGAAAACCTCATTGATAGCTCGACGGTTGCTCAGTGGATGCTTGAAAATACGCCAATTTTGTCCGAACAATTTTATGACTGGATGACAGATATTCTGCCAAAATAA
- the zapA gene encoding cell division protein ZapA, with amino-acid sequence MANERNKVVTTIYGREYTIVGVETADHLRKVARQVDEKMHEIGSQNHALDSGRLAVLTAVNATHDYLKLEQKYLELEQELARIKGRD; translated from the coding sequence GTGGCAAATGAGAGAAATAAAGTAGTGACAACAATTTATGGTAGAGAATATACGATTGTTGGCGTAGAAACAGCTGACCACTTACGAAAAGTAGCTCGTCAAGTTGATGAAAAAATGCACGAAATTGGCTCCCAAAATCATGCGCTAGATAGTGGTAGGCTCGCGGTATTAACAGCTGTGAATGCAACTCACGATTATTTAAAACTAGAACAAAAATATCTAGAGTTGGAACAAGAACTGGCTCGAATTAAAGGAAGAGATTAA